The Gemmatimonas aurantiaca T-27 DNA segment TCTCGCCAATGCAGGCGGCGTGACGGTGTCCTACTTCGAATGGGTGCAGGATCGCATGGGCTATTTCTGGAGCGAAGCGGTCGTGAACGAGCGCCTCGGCGACATCATGACGCGGAGCTTCCAGGACGTGCTGCAGTTGTCGAAGCAGCATCGGGTGAACATGCGTACGGCTGCGTACATGGTGTCCATCAGCCGTGTGGCCACGGTGCACCGCCTGCGCGGCATCTATGCCTGATCAGGGATCGGCGCGAGCCGCCTCCTGATGCGTGTCGCACTGCTTGTCATCGGCCGGCCTCGCCATGCGGGGCTGGCCGATGCCATTCGGGACTATGAGGGACGCGCGGCGCACTACTGGCCGCTGGATGTCATCGAAGTCAAGGAAGAACCCGGGCGGAACCTGTCGGCCGATGTGGTCCGTGAGCGTGAGGCGGAGCGGCTGGTGGCGCGTCTGCCGGCGGACGCTGTGGTCGTGGCTTGTGACCCGGGTGGTGTAACCATGGACTCCGCGCAATTTGCGCGATGGCTGCAGGAGCAGCGGGAATCGGCGCGGAATGTGGCGTTCGTGATCGGCGGGGCGCATGGGCTTGGGCCGGCGGTTCGGGAACGGGCCAATCGTCGGCTCTCACTGGCGCCGTGGACGCTCCCACACGAGGTTGCACGGATGGTGATGGCCGAGCAGTTGTATCGGGCGGGGACCATCATCCGCGGCGAACCGTACCACAAGTGAAATTCAGCGAACACGCGTGAGCGACGTGGACCAGTCTGCAGCTCTGATCAGCACGACCGACGATGTCATCATCCGCACGGCCCCCTTGGGTGGGAGTGCGTTGTCGCGCGCGATACAGCAGGGCGCTGTCGGCGCCCAGTGGTATGCCCCCCGACCGACCAATGTGGCCGGATGGCGTGCACACGCGGCAGCGGTGCGCGCGTCCTTTGCGGGACGGGATTGGTTGTCCCCATTGATGCCAGCCATTGCCGCGTCCGGCGCCGCGACGGCGCGCCTCACGCGTGCCGCGCAGGACGGCGTGGTGGTGACCACCGGACAACAACCCGGTCTGTTCGGCGGCCCGACGTATACGTGGAGCAAGGCCATGGGCGCATTGGCCATGGCTGATGTGCTCGAGGCGGAGCTGGGAATTCCGGTGGCCCCCGTGTTCTGGGCCGCGACCGATGATGCCGATTGGATCGAAGCGGCGGTGACGTATCTGGCCACATCCACTGGTCTCGAGCGAGTGGCGTTGCCTGGTCCAGCCAGCGACGGCGTGGCGATGGCCGATGTGCTGATGGGTGACGTCGATGCCGCGATGGCCCAGTTGGTGCGCGCGTGTGGATCGGGGGCGCATGCGTCGGTACTCGACGTCATTCAGGCTGCCTATACGCCGCACGCGACCATCGGTGCGGCGTATGTCGTTTTGATGCGTGCCCTGCTCGAACCGCTTGGCATGGCGGTGCTCGACGCTGCACATCCGGCCACGCGAGCGGCGGCTGATGGGTTCCTGCGGACGGCATTGCGTTCGGCATCGGCGGTGCATCACGCGGTGCAGAGCCGCGCGATGGCGATCGAAGCCGCGGGGCATGTGCCTCAGGTGGAGATCATCGACGGATTGTCGCTGGTGTTTTTGACGGATGGCACGGGCGCGCGTACGCGTGTCCCCGTCGTTGGGGCAGGCGACGTGGCCCAGTCGGCACCGGTGGGTGCGCTGGGGGCCAACGTGCTCCTGCGGCCGGTGATGGAGCGCGCATTGATACCGACCGTGTGTTACATGGCCGGTCCCGGTGAATTCGCGTATTTCGCGCAGGTAGCGCCGGTGGCGGAGGCGTTGGGCGTGGCCTCACCGATCGTGGCCCCGCGCTGGGCTGCCGAGGTGCTCGAAGCCGATGCCCTCGAACGGCAAGCGCGTCTGGGATTGACCGACGAAGCGCTCCGCGACCCACACGCGGCGGAACAGATCATTGCCCGGGCGCAGCTCGACGAGTCGGTGGCCGATGCGGTGGAGCGCCTGCGAGTGACACTCGAGTCGCAACTGGCCTCGCTCGGTGAGGCGTTGCGTGTGCCGGACGATGAGGCAGAGTACGAAGCGCTGGTGGCCGCGTCGGTGGTGGAAGGGCTCGAGCGTGATATCACGCATCGTGTTGACCAGTTCGAACGTCGGCTGTTGTCTGCCGTCAAGCGACGCGAAACCGCCGCGATGCAAGACGTGGCTGCGACACGCGCCGCGCTGCGACCGTTGGGCCAGCCCCCCGAGCGCGTCCTCAATCTCGTGCCGCTGCTCGTGCGCTTTGGGCCGACATTGCTCGAACGTTTGCGCGATGCGGCCGTCGGGCATGCGCAACAGCTCGTGACGGGTGTATCGGGGCAGGCATGACTGACCGGGCAGGCGGACGCTCCGCGTTCGTCGTCGGGGCGGGGATCCTGATCAGCCGCCTTGTCGGTGTGCTGCGCAACACGGCGTTCGCGTACTACTTCGGATCGGGCGCGGCGTCCGACGCCTACAACGCCGCCTTCAAGATTCCCAACGCGGTACGCAATCTGTTGGGCGAGGGCACATTGTCCGCGTCTTTTGTGCCGGTGTACAGCCGCCTGCTCGAGCGCGGAGATCATGCCGGTGCGCGCGCCCTCGCGAATGCGTTGCTCGGTGTGTTGCTCGTTGCCGTTTCCGGCCTGACGTTGCTGGGGATCGCCACCGCACCGTGGCTCACCGCGGCGCTCGCGCCGGGGTTCGATGCGCCGACACAGGAACTCACCACCCGCCTCACACGCATTCTGTTTCCGATGACGGGCGTCATGGTGCTGAGCGGCTGGTGCCTTGGCATTCAGAATTCACATCGGCGCTTTTTCTGGTCGTATGCGAGTGCGGCGCTCTGGTCGATTGCTCAGATCGTGTTGCTGCTGGTCGGTGGGCCGCGCGCTGACGACACGACCATGTTGGCGACCTGGCTCGCTTGGGCGACCCTGGTCGGTGCGTTGCTGCAGGTTGGTGCGCAGATGCCCGAGGTGCTCCGTCTTGCCGGCCCGATCCGTCCACGACTGTCCCGAACGGTGGAGGGCCTCGCACAAACGCTGCGCAATGTCGTGCCGGTGGTGACGGCGTTGGGGGTGGTGCAGATCTCGTCGTTCATCGACCTGCAGATCGCCTCGTTTCTTCCGGAGGGGGCGGCCACCAACATGATGTATGCCAATACGCTGACCCTGTTGCCGGTTTCGTTGTTCGGCGTATCGGTGGCCGCAGCATCGCTTCCGGAGTTCTCCCGGGACTCGGGGGCGCAGGCCCTCGACGCGCTGCGTGAGCGTCTGCGCGGTGGCTGGCAGCGTATCCTGTTTTACATCGTGCCCAGCGCCGTCGTGTTCATTGCACTGGGCGACTACTGCGTGGGCATTCTCTATCGTGCGGGTCGGTTTGGTGTGACCGAGCAGCAGGTGGTGCATTGGGTGCTCGCGGCGTCGGCCGTTGGACTGATCAGTTTTGCGTCGGTGAAGCTGCTGGCCTCGGCGTACTACGCATTGCAGGACTACCGCACGCCATTGCGCGCGTCCATTGCCAGCATCCTGGTGTCGGCAGTGGCATCCATTGCCATAGCGGTGCCGTTGCGGCATTCGCCGGTCGCCACGGCGGGTATTGCGTTGGGGTCCGCGCTTGGATCTTACGTCAACCTGTCCATTCTCATTGGTGGACTTCGCCGGCGACTGGGCACGCTGTACACACCGGCGATGTGGCATGGCACGCGGCGCATCGTGATCGCCGCGGTGATCGCCGCCATGGCGGGAACCCTCGCACGGCTGCTGCATGTGCGTTGGATGCCCGGACTGCACCCACGTTTTGCCGGACCGCCGGTGCTCGCGGTCTTTGGGGCGACCTATCTGCTCGCGGCCTGGTGGATGGGATCGGCCGAAGCGGCGCGTTGGCTGCGGCTGCGTGTGCGCAGCACGGCGGACTGAGTGACGCAGTCCCCGTCAGGCCGCGCGTTCGACGAAGCCGGGTTGCCCATCGCCGACGATGAGTGGACGCAGCGGGCGCTTGCCAACGGCATGCCCGTGCCCGTCGCGCAGAAGCTGCCGCACCTCCCCGAGTCTCCAGGCGTGTATCTCTGGAAGGATGTGGAAGGGCAGGTGCTGTACGTCGGCAAGGCCAAGCGTCTGCGATCCCGGGTGCGCAGCTATTGGGCGCAGGAGCATGAGAGCAGCCCCAAGACACGCGCCATGGTGCGCAAGGTGCGCGATCTCGAGACCATCGTGGTGCCCAGTGAGGCCCATGCGCTGATCCTCGAAGCCACGCTGATCAAGGAGTATCACCCGCGCTTCAACATCGCACTGCGGGATGACAAGTCGTATCCTTACATCCGCGTGACCGTCAACGAGCCCTTCCCCCGGGTGATGGTGACACGGCGTCTGCTCGACGATGGAGCGCGGTACTTCGGACCGTACACGGACGTGGGGGCCATGCGGCGCGCGCTGAATGTGGTGAAGCGGATCTTCACCGTGCGTTCGTGTCACTACGCCTTGCCTGGTGAGGCGCCCGAACGGCCCTGTCTCGACTATTCCATCAAGCGATGCAAGGCCCCCTGTGTGGGCTACCAGTCGCGCGAGGACTATCGCGCGATGATCGACGAAGTGGTGTGGTTTCTCGACGGACGCACCAGTGATGTGATGCATCATGTGCGAGAGCGCATGCTGGATGCGTCCGAGCGACTCGACTTCGAGCGCGCGGCCGAGTTGCGCGATGCGCTGGCGCATCTCGAGAAGATGGAGTCCCCCAGTGTGGTGCTGGAGGTGGAAGGCGGCGACCGCGATGTGGTGGGGTATGCGCGTGACGGGGAAGACGCCTGTGTGGCCGTGATGCGCATTCGAGGTGGCAAGTTGCTGGCCCGCGATCATCGTCTGCTGGAACACGCCGAAGATGAAGAAGACGGCGCCGTGCTCGGTGCCTGTCTTGCGCAGTGGTATCGTACGGCCGAAGCGCGGGCTGGCGAACTGCTGGTGCCCTTCGATTTCGAAGATCGCGAGTCGCTCGAGGCATCACTGGACGGCACTCACATCCGTGTGCCGCAGCGTGGACCGCGTCGGGCGCTGGTGGATCTCGCCGACCAGAACGCTCGGCACCTGCTCGAGGAGTTCAAACTGGCGGCGCTCGAAGCCGACGAGCGAGCGGTCGATCCGGTGTATGAACTGCAACGCGAGTTGGGGTTGCCACGCTTGCCTCGATCCCTGGTGTGTTTTGATATCTCCCATGCGCAAGGCACCGACGTGGTGGCCAGCGCCGTGTTTTTCGAGAATGGGCGCCCCAAGCGGTCGGAGTACCGGAAGTTCAAGATCAAGGTGTTCGAAGGGAACGATGATTTCCGGTCGATGCACGAGGTGGTGACGCGCTACTTCCGACGGCGCCTCGACGAAGAGAAGCCGCTACCTGACCTCGCCGTCATCGACGGCGGAAAGGGACAGCTTGGCGCAGCCCGGGCGGCGCTCGATGAACTGGGGGCGCCGCAGATCGGCCTGATCAGCCTCGCCAAACGCGAAGAAGAGATCTTTCAATACGGGCGCCCGGATCCGGTACGGTTGCCGCGGCGATCGCCCGCGTTGCGCATGTTGCAGCAGGCCCGTGACGAAGCCCATCGCTTTGCCATCACGTTCCAGCGCCAGAAGCGCGCGGCGCGCACGATCACGTCCGAGTTGCTGAAGATTCCGGGGGTGGGCCCCACCAAACGTCGTGCACTCCTGCATACGTTCGGCAGCGTTCAGGGCGTGCGGGAAGCCAGCGTCGAACAGATTGCGGCCATTCCAGGTTTTGGTGCAGCTTCTGCGCGCCGATTGCTCGAAGCCCTTGGCGTCGCCGTTCCAGATGTGTCTGCTCCCACCATAGACTCTCCCTCCGACCCACCTCTGTCATGAGTGCTCCCACCTGGTCGCTGCAGTGTTCGGCGTGCGGTACATCGGCATCGGTCGAGAATGCCTCGGTGTGTCAGGCGTGCCATCAGCCGCTGTTCGCGACATACGATCCCGTGGCCGCTGGCACGCCACTGGGGAGCCGGTGGGATATGTGGCGCTATGCTCCGTTTCTGCCGCTGCTCGAAGGGGAAATCCCGGTGAGTCTGGGAGAGGGGCTTACGCCGCTCATCGAATCACCGACGTTGGCGGCGGCCGTCGGTGTCCGGCGCCTGTGGATCAAGGACGAAGCCCAGAATCCGACGGGCTCATTCAAGGCGCGCGGCATGAGTGCGGCCGTCACGCGTGCACGGGCCGCGCGGGTGCCCGGTCTCGTGGTGCCGACCGCGGGCAACGCCGGCGCGGCACTGGCGGCCTACGGTGCGGCCGCCGGTGTGCCGGTGCGCGTGTACGCGCCGGCCACCACACCGCGCCCGATTCTCGATACCATCGAAGTGATGGGCGCAGAGCTCATCCGGATCGACGGACACATCGGTGATGCTGGCAAGCTGGCGCTCGCGTTCGCGGCCGAATCGGGCTACGTGCCGATTTCCACACTCCGGGAGCCGTACCGCGTTGAAGGCATGAAGACGATGGGCTTCGAGCTGGTGGAGCAACTCGGCTGGCGTGTGCCGGATGTGGTGGTCTATCCAACCGGTGGTGGTGAAGGCACCGTCGGTATCTGGAAGGCGATCAACGAACTGGTGTCCAGCGGCTGGCTACCGGGCGAAACCCGGCAACCGCGCTACCTGGTGGCGCAGGCGGAAGGATGTGCGCCCATTGCCCGCGCTTTTGCCGCCGGCACGGAGAAGGCCGATCCGTGGGTGGATCCGGTGACTCATGCCGCAGGGCTGCGGGTGCCTTCGCCGTTGGGCGATCGGTTGCTGCTGCGGGTCATGCGAGAGACCGATGGTTTGGCGGGAACCGCATCCGAAGATGCCATTCGTGAGTGGACACGCACGTTGGCCGTGAAGACGGGCATCGATGCTGCGCCTGAGGGCGGGTGCGGGCTTTCCGTACTGCGCGATGCGGTGGCCAGCGGCGCGGTGCAGGGCGACGCCGAAGTGGTGCTGTTCAACACCGGCAGCGGGGCGTCGTACCGGGTCTGACCGGCGCGCTCAACCGCCTGGGTTGGCGTGACCGAAGTCCATGCCGTTCATTGACTTCGGTATCCGCGCCTCCTAAGTTGTCTCAAGTGAGCGGCGGCGCACGGCCGGCGCTCATTTGCATCCGGGGGAGGGTCGAGTCCGACCTCGTCCCCCGTTTTCGTCTCAGGTATGGTTCGCGTCACGCGGGTAGACCCCGGAAGCATTGCCGATGAACTGGGCATACTTCCGGACACCGAATTGCTCACCGTCAACGGACGGCCGCTGGATGACTTCCTCGATTGGGAGTTTCTGACGGCCGATGATGCGTTTGTGGTATCCGCACGGCTGCCCGATGGTGAGGCCGTGGAATACGACATCGAGCGCGTCGATGGCGAGCCGATGGGCGTTGAGCTGGCTCCGCCCACAGTGCGTCGCTGTGCCAACCGCTGTGAATTCTGCTTCATCGAAGGGTTGCCCAAAGGGCTCCGCAAAGGGCTCTACATTCGCGATGACGACTACCGGCTGTCGTTCGCGTACGGCAACTTCGCGACGTTGTCGAATGTGAAGGAACGTGATATCGCGCGC contains these protein-coding regions:
- a CDS encoding 23S rRNA (pseudouridine(1915)-N(3))-methyltransferase RlmH, with translation MRVALLVIGRPRHAGLADAIRDYEGRAAHYWPLDVIEVKEEPGRNLSADVVREREAERLVARLPADAVVVACDPGGVTMDSAQFARWLQEQRESARNVAFVIGGAHGLGPAVRERANRRLSLAPWTLPHEVARMVMAEQLYRAGTIIRGEPYHK
- the bshC gene encoding bacillithiol biosynthesis protein BshC: MDQSAALISTTDDVIIRTAPLGGSALSRAIQQGAVGAQWYAPRPTNVAGWRAHAAAVRASFAGRDWLSPLMPAIAASGAATARLTRAAQDGVVVTTGQQPGLFGGPTYTWSKAMGALAMADVLEAELGIPVAPVFWAATDDADWIEAAVTYLATSTGLERVALPGPASDGVAMADVLMGDVDAAMAQLVRACGSGAHASVLDVIQAAYTPHATIGAAYVVLMRALLEPLGMAVLDAAHPATRAAADGFLRTALRSASAVHHAVQSRAMAIEAAGHVPQVEIIDGLSLVFLTDGTGARTRVPVVGAGDVAQSAPVGALGANVLLRPVMERALIPTVCYMAGPGEFAYFAQVAPVAEALGVASPIVAPRWAAEVLEADALERQARLGLTDEALRDPHAAEQIIARAQLDESVADAVERLRVTLESQLASLGEALRVPDDEAEYEALVAASVVEGLERDITHRVDQFERRLLSAVKRRETAAMQDVAATRAALRPLGQPPERVLNLVPLLVRFGPTLLERLRDAAVGHAQQLVTGVSGQA
- the murJ gene encoding murein biosynthesis integral membrane protein MurJ → MTDRAGGRSAFVVGAGILISRLVGVLRNTAFAYYFGSGAASDAYNAAFKIPNAVRNLLGEGTLSASFVPVYSRLLERGDHAGARALANALLGVLLVAVSGLTLLGIATAPWLTAALAPGFDAPTQELTTRLTRILFPMTGVMVLSGWCLGIQNSHRRFFWSYASAALWSIAQIVLLLVGGPRADDTTMLATWLAWATLVGALLQVGAQMPEVLRLAGPIRPRLSRTVEGLAQTLRNVVPVVTALGVVQISSFIDLQIASFLPEGAATNMMYANTLTLLPVSLFGVSVAAASLPEFSRDSGAQALDALRERLRGGWQRILFYIVPSAVVFIALGDYCVGILYRAGRFGVTEQQVVHWVLAASAVGLISFASVKLLASAYYALQDYRTPLRASIASILVSAVASIAIAVPLRHSPVATAGIALGSALGSYVNLSILIGGLRRRLGTLYTPAMWHGTRRIVIAAVIAAMAGTLARLLHVRWMPGLHPRFAGPPVLAVFGATYLLAAWWMGSAEAARWLRLRVRSTAD
- the uvrC gene encoding excinuclease ABC subunit UvrC produces the protein MTQSPSGRAFDEAGLPIADDEWTQRALANGMPVPVAQKLPHLPESPGVYLWKDVEGQVLYVGKAKRLRSRVRSYWAQEHESSPKTRAMVRKVRDLETIVVPSEAHALILEATLIKEYHPRFNIALRDDKSYPYIRVTVNEPFPRVMVTRRLLDDGARYFGPYTDVGAMRRALNVVKRIFTVRSCHYALPGEAPERPCLDYSIKRCKAPCVGYQSREDYRAMIDEVVWFLDGRTSDVMHHVRERMLDASERLDFERAAELRDALAHLEKMESPSVVLEVEGGDRDVVGYARDGEDACVAVMRIRGGKLLARDHRLLEHAEDEEDGAVLGACLAQWYRTAEARAGELLVPFDFEDRESLEASLDGTHIRVPQRGPRRALVDLADQNARHLLEEFKLAALEADERAVDPVYELQRELGLPRLPRSLVCFDISHAQGTDVVASAVFFENGRPKRSEYRKFKIKVFEGNDDFRSMHEVVTRYFRRRLDEEKPLPDLAVIDGGKGQLGAARAALDELGAPQIGLISLAKREEEIFQYGRPDPVRLPRRSPALRMLQQARDEAHRFAITFQRQKRAARTITSELLKIPGVGPTKRRALLHTFGSVQGVREASVEQIAAIPGFGAASARRLLEALGVAVPDVSAPTIDSPSDPPLS
- a CDS encoding threonine synthase; this encodes MSAPTWSLQCSACGTSASVENASVCQACHQPLFATYDPVAAGTPLGSRWDMWRYAPFLPLLEGEIPVSLGEGLTPLIESPTLAAAVGVRRLWIKDEAQNPTGSFKARGMSAAVTRARAARVPGLVVPTAGNAGAALAAYGAAAGVPVRVYAPATTPRPILDTIEVMGAELIRIDGHIGDAGKLALAFAAESGYVPISTLREPYRVEGMKTMGFELVEQLGWRVPDVVVYPTGGGEGTVGIWKAINELVSSGWLPGETRQPRYLVAQAEGCAPIARAFAAGTEKADPWVDPVTHAAGLRVPSPLGDRLLLRVMRETDGLAGTASEDAIREWTRTLAVKTGIDAAPEGGCGLSVLRDAVASGAVQGDAEVVLFNTGSGASYRV